The nucleotide window CTTCGCAGGTCCCGCTCTTGGGGGCAGCGGTAGCGACTGCGGGCCGGGCGGCACAGATCCGGCCCGCTCGCGGCTTCGTGATCCGCGCGCCGGGCCGGGCGGCCGGGCGCTGCGCTCACTTCGCGGCGAAGGCGGCGGCGAGCGCTGCGGCGCGCACCTCCCTGGGCGTCTTGCCGAAGGCGCGGCGGAAGCTGGCGTTGAACCAGGACAGGTCGCTGAAGCCGGACGACAGCGCGATCTCGCTGATGCCGAGCGCGCTCTCGGCCGGATCGCACAGGCGCCGGTGGGCCAGCAGCAGCCGGCGCTGGGCGACATAGTCGCGAAAGCTCGTCTCCTCGCCGGCGAACAGCGAGCGGATGTAGCGCGGCGAGATGGCATGGCGCGCGGCGATCCACTCGCTGGCGAGCTGCGGCGAGACGAGGTTCTGCTCGATGTCGGCCTTGATCGCCTTGAGCCTTGCGGCGCGCACGCCGCGCCCCTTGGCGATCTCCTCGGCCTCGCGCGAGGCGCCCATCGCCATGATCGTCAGGTCGTGGATGTGGCTGGAGCAGGTGGCGATCTCTTCGGCCGGCAGCAGGGCCAGTTCCTCGTGCAGCGAGCGGGCGTAGCGCAGCAGCAGGCGCCATTGCGGCGTCACCGGCTGCACCTCGCGCAGGGCGCCGTTGAGGCTGGTGCCGGCGGAGGCGAGAAGGGCGCGCGGGATCGACAGGTAGAAGGCGTCGTTGCGCTCGCCGTGGAACTCGGCCGAGCCGGGCATCTCGTTGGGGTCGAGATAGACCGAGCCGGGCGTGCACACGACATTGCTGCCGCCCTGCTGGTACATGGAAAAGCCGCCGGACAGCGGCACATGCACCATGACGTTGTCGCCGGTTTCCGCCGCCAGCGCCCTGGTGCGCACCACGTCGCACCGGGAATGCATGGTCTGGCCGGTCATCAGGCCGGGCAGCAGGCCGATGGTCGTCTCCGACCGGAAGCTGGCGCTGTCGTCGGGAGTGATCTCGAGCCGGCACATGGAGGCGACGGCATCCTGAAAGGCTGCCACCCTGACATCCGGATCGAAATCGCTGGCGGAGAGGGTCAGGACCGTCATGCTCTAGCAATAGTTGTGCCCGGAGGCGCTGTCCAGCGCCGGCCCGACGTCGGGGAGCGTGGGGCGCGGTACGGCGCGGCGGGCACGAAAAAAGGCAGGCGCCCGCGATCTGCAGGCGCCTGCCAGGCCGAGGGAGGCGGCGGGAGGACAGGTGGGAGGCTGCCGCGCCCTCAGTTCATCAGCCGGGGCAGCCAGAGCACGATGTCCGGCCACAGGGTGATCAGCGTCAGCAGCCCCATCAGCAGCAGGAAGAACGGGAAGGTCGCCTTCGCCACGGTGAGGATGTTGGCGCCCGTCACGCTCTGCATCACGAACAGGTTGAAGCCGACCGGCGGGGTGATCTGCGCCGCCTCGATCAGGATCGTGATGAAGATGCCGAACCAGATCAGGTCGACGCCCGCCGTCTGCACCATCGGCAGCATCACCGAGGAGGTGAGCACGATGATCGAGATCCCTTCCAGGAAGCAGCCGAGGACGAGGATCAGCAGGCCGAGCACCGCCAGCAGCGCGTAGGGCGACAGGTTCAGCGCATCGACCCAGCCGGCGAGCTGGCGCGGCAGGTCGACGAAGGCGACGGCGATGGACAGGCACGCGGCGCAGGCGATGATGAAGGAGATCATGCAGGACGTGCGCACGGCCGCCATGACGCCGTCCATGAAGGTCGCCCGCGTCAAGGTGCCGCTCAGCGCCGACAGGGCCAGCGCGCCGATGACGCCGATCACCGCCGCCTCGGTCGGGGTGGCGAAGCCGCCGTAGATCGAGCCGATCACCAGCGCGATCAGGCCGACCGCGGGGGCGAGGTTGCGCAGGCCCGCCAGCTTGGCGCGCCAGCTCGGCGCGGTTTCCGGCTCCGGCATCTTGTCGCGGTTGAGGAGGCTCCAGATCGCCGTGTAGCCCATGAACAGGGCGATCAGCAGCAGGCCGGGCACCACGCCGGCGATGAACAGGCGGCCGATCGACTGTTCCGCCGTCACGCCGTAGACGATCATGATGATCGAGGGCGGGATCAGCAGGCCGAGCGTGCCGGAGCCCGCCAGCGTGCCGATCGTCATGTTGTCGGGATACTTGCGCTCCGACAGTTCCGGCACCGTCATGCGGCCGATGGTGGCGCAGGTGACCGCCGAGGAGCCGGTGATCGCGGCGAGCACGCCGCAGCCCAGGATGTTGACGTGGAGCAGGCCGCCGGGCAGGCGCCCGACCAGCGGCGCCAGGCCGCGGAACATCCTGACCGACAGGTTCGAGCGGAAGAGGATCTCCCCCATCCACACGAACAGCGGCAGCGAGGTCAGCGCCCAGCCCCAGCTGCTGTCCCACAGGGTCGAGGCGATCAGCGAGCCGGTCGGGGCGGAGGTGAACAGCCCCATCATCGCCATGCCGACGGCCAGCAGCGTGACGGACACCCACACGCCGGCGGCCAGCAGCCCGAAGATGAGGACCGCCAGGGTGATGGCGGAGACGAAGATCATGTCCATGAGGGCCTACTCCGCGTGGCTGTCTTCGGGATGGGTATCGCGGTCGTAGCTCGGCTCGCGGCCGAGCAGCACCTGCACCAGGTCGTCGAGGATCGCGACGGCGAAGAGCACGACGCCGACCGAGACGCCGGCCTGCGGGATCCAGAAGGGCATGGCCAAGAGGCCCGGGCTGACGTCGTTGTAGTCGTAGGACTGGAAGGTCAGCTCGATGACGTGCCAGGCGAGAAAGCACACGGCGGCGCCGGCGACGAGACAGTTGAAGATCTCGAAGACCCGCTTCGGCCCGGCGGGCAGGTGGCTGACCACCAGCGTGATGCGCACATGCGCCCCGTGCCGGAACGTATGCGCCAGGCCGAAGAAGGTGGCGGCGGCCAGACACAGTCCGGCCGCCTCGGTGGAATCGACGGTGACCGACAGGGTGCGGGCCACCACCTGCACGACGATCGTCACGCCGATGCCGATCAGGAACAAGGCTGCCAGATAGCCGGCCGCCTCATAGAGGCTGTCGAGGACGCGTCGGATCATGAGCCGATCCCTCCCTCCTTGGCTGTTGCCGGATCAGTCGAGCGATGCCTGGTAGGCCTCGTAGACCGCCTTTTCCGCGTCGGAGGCGCGGGTCATCCAGTCGGCGACCATCTCCTTGCCGATCGCGTCGATGCGGTCGAGCACGTCCTGCGGCGCCTGGTTGATGGTGATGCCGTGCTCCTTGAGGACGTTCTCGCGCTCCTCGCTGGCGGCCTTGGCCAGCTCCCAGCCGCGCGCGGTCGCCGCCTCGCCCTCTTCCAGGACGATCTTGCGGATGTCGTCGGGCAGGGCGCGAAGGGCGCGCTCGTTGACGATCACGGCGTTCTTGTTGTGCATCGTGC belongs to Stappia indica and includes:
- a CDS encoding AraC family transcriptional regulator, which produces MTVLTLSASDFDPDVRVAAFQDAVASMCRLEITPDDSASFRSETTIGLLPGLMTGQTMHSRCDVVRTRALAAETGDNVMVHVPLSGGFSMYQQGGSNVVCTPGSVYLDPNEMPGSAEFHGERNDAFYLSIPRALLASAGTSLNGALREVQPVTPQWRLLLRYARSLHEELALLPAEEIATCSSHIHDLTIMAMGASREAEEIAKGRGVRAARLKAIKADIEQNLVSPQLASEWIAARHAISPRYIRSLFAGEETSFRDYVAQRRLLLAHRRLCDPAESALGISEIALSSGFSDLSWFNASFRRAFGKTPREVRAAALAAAFAAK
- a CDS encoding TRAP transporter large permease: MDMIFVSAITLAVLIFGLLAAGVWVSVTLLAVGMAMMGLFTSAPTGSLIASTLWDSSWGWALTSLPLFVWMGEILFRSNLSVRMFRGLAPLVGRLPGGLLHVNILGCGVLAAITGSSAVTCATIGRMTVPELSERKYPDNMTIGTLAGSGTLGLLIPPSIIMIVYGVTAEQSIGRLFIAGVVPGLLLIALFMGYTAIWSLLNRDKMPEPETAPSWRAKLAGLRNLAPAVGLIALVIGSIYGGFATPTEAAVIGVIGALALSALSGTLTRATFMDGVMAAVRTSCMISFIIACAACLSIAVAFVDLPRQLAGWVDALNLSPYALLAVLGLLILVLGCFLEGISIIVLTSSVMLPMVQTAGVDLIWFGIFITILIEAAQITPPVGFNLFVMQSVTGANILTVAKATFPFFLLLMGLLTLITLWPDIVLWLPRLMN
- a CDS encoding TRAP transporter small permease, translated to MIRRVLDSLYEAAGYLAALFLIGIGVTIVVQVVARTLSVTVDSTEAAGLCLAAATFFGLAHTFRHGAHVRITLVVSHLPAGPKRVFEIFNCLVAGAAVCFLAWHVIELTFQSYDYNDVSPGLLAMPFWIPQAGVSVGVVLFAVAILDDLVQVLLGREPSYDRDTHPEDSHAE